The following are encoded together in the Robertmurraya sp. FSL R5-0851 genome:
- a CDS encoding sodium-dependent bicarbonate transport family permease, whose translation MKEIIIQNLLSPVVLFFLLGLLAAIVKSDLKIPNGLSEALSIYLLIAIGLKGGIELSHYSIETVVGPILGALFIGGIIPFLTLFILRFIQMDVKNSIGLAATYGSISIVTYGAALTFLDKNGTSYEGFMNAIVVLMESPAILVSLLLYKILEANKGTGAFSTRTLGFLPPSSAGLLNREVLRESIFGKSIILLVGSLFIGLFLGERAVSTVKPLFIDLYGSILILFLLNMGLVAGKRLPEVKKHGMKLLLFGLLTPLLFGILGIFIGNFVGLSLGGTTLMGVLAGSASYIAAPAALKTSVPEANPSIYLGLSLGVTFPFNLVLGIPVYYEIAKWMQ comes from the coding sequence ATGAAGGAAATCATAATTCAAAATTTGCTTTCGCCAGTGGTGTTATTTTTCCTATTAGGTTTACTTGCAGCAATAGTAAAATCTGATCTGAAAATTCCTAATGGTCTAAGCGAAGCATTAAGTATTTATTTATTAATCGCGATTGGTTTAAAAGGGGGAATAGAACTCTCCCATTATTCTATAGAGACGGTTGTCGGTCCTATTCTAGGAGCTCTATTTATCGGGGGTATCATCCCTTTTCTTACACTATTTATTCTAAGATTCATTCAGATGGATGTGAAAAATTCCATTGGGTTGGCAGCTACATATGGCTCTATAAGCATAGTTACCTACGGTGCTGCACTTACCTTTTTAGACAAAAATGGAACCTCTTATGAAGGCTTTATGAATGCGATTGTTGTACTTATGGAAAGCCCGGCTATATTAGTGTCATTGCTTTTATATAAAATATTAGAGGCTAATAAGGGAACTGGAGCATTTTCTACCCGGACTCTTGGGTTCCTTCCTCCATCATCAGCAGGCTTGCTTAATAGAGAAGTGTTAAGAGAAAGTATTTTTGGAAAAAGTATTATCCTTTTAGTAGGGAGCTTATTCATTGGTCTATTTCTCGGTGAACGTGCTGTTTCAACAGTCAAACCTCTTTTTATTGATTTATACGGCAGTATTTTAATCCTTTTTCTGTTAAATATGGGTTTAGTTGCAGGGAAACGGTTACCGGAAGTAAAAAAACATGGTATGAAATTACTATTATTTGGATTGCTCACTCCGCTTCTATTCGGAATTTTGGGCATCTTTATAGGGAACTTCGTAGGTCTCTCCTTAGGAGGAACTACCTTAATGGGAGTTTTGGCAGGAAGTGCATCTTATATCGCAGCTCCAGCAGCTTTAAAAACTTCAGTTCCTGAAGCAAACCCGTCGATATATCTTGGTTTATCTTTAGGAGTAACGTTCCCATTTAATCTTGTTCTCGGCATACCTGTATATTATGAAATAGCCAAATGGATGCAATAG
- a CDS encoding alpha/beta hydrolase — MAETYPVIEGAEEFFFKGSEVGVLISHGFLGTPQSVRYIGEEFARLGYSVLAPRLKGHGTHYKDMEVCSYQDWFASLEKAYVQLKQHCSHIFVIGQSMGGTLSLRLAHRHKEIKGLLLINAALEVPAYDYLKDQVEPRFLNESEPDIKASGVHEITYSKVPLKAIHELQKVMEDTISILPEIDSPVLGMRSSVDHVVPPENTDYILQTVRSTNTERLKLPNSFHVASMDYDKDQIVKSGHQFIQQLVAKELVLR; from the coding sequence ATGGCAGAAACATATCCGGTTATCGAGGGAGCGGAAGAATTTTTCTTCAAGGGAAGTGAAGTAGGAGTACTAATATCTCATGGATTTCTTGGGACACCTCAAAGTGTACGGTATATTGGGGAAGAGTTTGCAAGATTAGGGTATTCGGTGTTAGCTCCTAGATTAAAAGGACACGGAACTCATTATAAAGATATGGAAGTGTGCTCTTATCAAGACTGGTTCGCTTCATTAGAAAAAGCGTATGTACAACTAAAACAACATTGTTCACATATTTTTGTGATCGGGCAGTCCATGGGTGGAACACTATCACTGCGTTTAGCTCATCGTCACAAAGAGATCAAGGGACTCCTTTTAATAAATGCGGCTTTGGAAGTACCAGCCTACGATTATTTAAAAGATCAGGTTGAACCACGGTTCTTGAATGAGTCAGAACCAGATATCAAGGCAAGTGGTGTTCATGAAATTACTTATTCAAAGGTACCATTAAAAGCAATTCATGAACTACAAAAGGTCATGGAGGACACGATAAGCATTCTTCCTGAGATCGATAGCCCGGTTTTAGGTATGCGCTCAAGTGTGGACCATGTGGTTCCACCTGAAAATACCGATTATATTCTTCAAACGGTACGATCTACTAATACGGAAAGACTCAAGTTGCCTAATTCCTTCCATGTGGCTTCTATGGATTATGACAAGGACCAAATTGTGAAAAGTGGGCATCAGTTCATTCAACAGTTAGTAGCGAAGGAACTCGTGTTAAGATAA
- a CDS encoding murein hydrolase activator EnvC family protein, producing the protein MKKQITYVTLAAAIGFGSVLVSPVKANTLQDLQEEKSQIQEEKSEVETKIDEAEQKLSENQAQQSSIQAQIKEIDMKVTDTENKIAEKNVEIENTKAEIETLKAEIVVLEERIAKRNELLKDRARNFQENGSMVSYIDVLMGAKSFSDFIDRMSAVATIVEADQDILREHQADKEELEAKKKEVEDKLAGLETMLADLEGMKKSLESQKAEKDKLMATLQQEETELHDHKMALAEEQSILANQAAAMQKAIQMEQERQAKAAAEAAAAAAAAAAAAANNSSGGGGSTESSGGGSTVSAPAVSGGSFTRPSAGYLSSGFGVRWGKLHAGVDLAAKGTVPVVSAADGVVIRSYYSSSYGNAIFIAHSINGQTYTTVYAHLSSRAVGEGQVVSKGQFIGNMGNTGDSYGQHLHFELHRGGWNASKSNAINPSGIVPL; encoded by the coding sequence GTGAAAAAACAGATAACATATGTCACACTTGCTGCTGCAATAGGTTTCGGAAGTGTTCTTGTCTCTCCAGTAAAGGCGAACACACTTCAGGACCTTCAAGAAGAAAAGAGTCAAATTCAAGAGGAAAAATCAGAAGTAGAAACGAAGATTGATGAAGCAGAACAAAAGCTATCTGAAAATCAAGCCCAACAGTCTTCTATTCAAGCTCAAATTAAAGAGATTGATATGAAAGTAACCGATACGGAAAATAAGATTGCTGAAAAGAACGTGGAAATCGAGAACACAAAGGCTGAAATTGAAACATTAAAAGCAGAAATCGTTGTTCTTGAAGAGCGTATTGCAAAGAGAAATGAATTGCTAAAGGACCGTGCTCGTAACTTCCAGGAAAACGGAAGTATGGTTAGTTATATCGATGTATTGATGGGGGCAAAGAGCTTTTCAGACTTTATCGACCGCATGAGTGCGGTAGCAACCATTGTAGAAGCCGACCAAGATATTTTAAGAGAGCATCAAGCAGATAAAGAAGAACTTGAAGCTAAGAAAAAAGAAGTAGAGGACAAGCTTGCTGGATTAGAAACAATGCTTGCTGACCTTGAAGGAATGAAGAAGAGCCTTGAATCACAAAAGGCTGAAAAGGACAAGTTAATGGCGACTCTTCAACAAGAAGAGACCGAACTTCATGACCATAAAATGGCGCTAGCAGAAGAGCAGTCGATTTTAGCTAATCAAGCTGCTGCGATGCAAAAAGCCATTCAAATGGAGCAAGAACGTCAGGCCAAAGCAGCTGCTGAAGCTGCAGCAGCGGCAGCGGCGGCCGCAGCAGCAGCCGCAAACAATTCGTCAGGTGGTGGCGGAAGTACAGAAAGTAGCGGCGGAGGCAGTACCGTTTCAGCTCCAGCTGTATCCGGTGGATCTTTCACAAGACCATCAGCGGGTTACCTGTCTTCAGGATTTGGTGTTCGTTGGGGTAAATTGCATGCAGGGGTTGACCTTGCTGCAAAAGGAACGGTTCCTGTTGTATCAGCAGCAGATGGGGTAGTTATTCGTTCGTACTACTCATCTAGTTACGGAAATGCGATCTTTATTGCACACAGCATTAACGGTCAAACCTATACAACGGTCTATGCTCACTTAAGCAGCCGTGCCGTGGGTGAAGGACAAGTTGTATCTAAAGGTCAATTTATTGGAAACATGGGTAACACAGGTGATTCCTATGGCCAGCATTTACACTTCGAGCTTCACCGTGGTGGATGGAATGCATCGAAGTCTAATGCGATTAATCCGTCTGGAATTGTACCACTATAA
- the ftsX gene encoding permease-like cell division protein FtsX — protein sequence MKARTIRRHMKESVKNLGRNGWMTFASVSAVTVTLILVGVFLVIMMNLNKVADSIEEDVEIRVHIDIAATKEDQAVLEEQIKSLSKVESVTFSAKEEELDSLIASLGEEGEVFNLFEQDNPLNDVFIVKAKNPTDTMNVAKQIDEFEYTTKVKYGQGSVEKLFSFLSVSRNVGLVLIVGLLFTAMFLISNTIKITIIARRREIEIMRLVGATNSFIRWPFFLEGLMLGILGSVIPIAMISVLYSKAHDYIAPRLEGNFIQILDVNPFIFQVAGILVIMGAFIGIWGSLMSVRKFLKI from the coding sequence ATGAAAGCTAGAACGATCCGTCGTCACATGAAAGAAAGCGTCAAAAATCTTGGTCGTAACGGCTGGATGACCTTTGCGTCTGTTAGTGCCGTAACGGTAACCTTGATTCTTGTTGGCGTGTTTTTAGTGATTATGATGAACCTGAATAAGGTAGCCGATTCGATTGAAGAAGACGTGGAAATCCGCGTTCACATAGATATAGCAGCAACGAAAGAAGACCAAGCCGTACTTGAAGAGCAGATAAAAAGTCTCTCGAAAGTGGAAAGTGTCACCTTCTCTGCAAAAGAGGAAGAACTTGATAGTTTGATTGCAAGTCTTGGAGAAGAAGGGGAAGTGTTTAACCTTTTTGAGCAAGACAATCCATTAAATGATGTCTTTATCGTAAAGGCAAAGAATCCTACTGATACGATGAATGTAGCGAAACAAATTGATGAATTTGAATACACAACAAAAGTTAAATATGGACAAGGCTCTGTTGAAAAGCTATTTAGCTTTTTATCCGTCAGCCGTAACGTGGGTCTTGTGCTCATCGTTGGGTTGCTTTTTACAGCGATGTTCCTTATTTCAAATACGATTAAGATCACCATTATTGCTCGTAGACGTGAAATTGAAATTATGCGCTTAGTGGGAGCAACGAACTCGTTTATTCGTTGGCCGTTCTTCCTAGAAGGGCTTATGCTCGGTATACTGGGCTCGGTTATTCCCATCGCGATGATTTCGGTGTTATATTCAAAAGCACATGATTATATTGCGCCACGATTAGAGGGCAATTTTATTCAAATATTAGATGTGAATCCATTTATTTTCCAAGTGGCTGGAATCCTTGTGATTATGGGAGCCTTCATTGGAATTTGGGGAAGCTTAATGTCCGTACGTAAATTCTTGAAAATATAA
- the ftsE gene encoding cell division ATP-binding protein FtsE: MIEMKEVYKKYSNGVTAANGIDVNIQQGEFVYVVGPSGAGKSTFIKMMYREEKPTKGSIMINGINLATLRPSKVPLLRRNIGVVFQDFKLLPTLNVYENVAFALEVIEEQPKYIKKRVMETLDLVGLKHKARMLPTELSGGEQQRVSIARSIVNAPKLVIADEPTGNLDPETSWEIMNIFEEINTRGTTIVMATHNKEIVNTIKHRVIAIESGKIVRDQMRGDYGYES; this comes from the coding sequence ATGATAGAAATGAAAGAAGTATATAAAAAGTATTCAAACGGTGTTACTGCCGCTAATGGAATAGATGTAAATATACAGCAAGGTGAGTTTGTGTACGTGGTTGGACCGAGTGGTGCGGGAAAGTCTACTTTTATTAAAATGATGTACCGCGAGGAAAAGCCCACAAAAGGTTCGATTATGATTAATGGAATCAATCTTGCCACACTTAGACCCTCGAAAGTTCCTTTATTACGAAGAAATATTGGCGTGGTTTTCCAGGACTTTAAGTTACTTCCAACGTTAAATGTATATGAAAATGTTGCGTTTGCACTTGAAGTTATCGAAGAACAGCCGAAATATATTAAGAAGCGAGTAATGGAGACGTTGGATCTCGTTGGCTTAAAGCATAAAGCGAGAATGCTTCCAACCGAGCTTTCAGGTGGAGAGCAGCAACGTGTATCGATTGCCCGTTCGATTGTAAATGCACCTAAGCTTGTGATTGCGGATGAGCCCACAGGTAACCTTGACCCTGAAACTTCATGGGAAATTATGAACATCTTTGAAGAGATTAACACGAGAGGGACAACCATCGTGATGGCGACTCATAATAAAGAGATTGTTAACACCATTAAGCATCGCGTAATTGCGATTGAAAGTGGAAAAATTGTTCGAGATCAAATGCGAGGTGACTACGGCTATGAAAGCTAG
- the cccB gene encoding cytochrome c551, translating to MKKKLLALLMGTLFVLAACGGGEEATDDSATASGGDAEKLYGQKCSSCHGGNLEGGVGPKLDAIGASLSKEDIEHVIANGQGAMPKGLLQGEDASTVAEWLAGKK from the coding sequence ATGAAAAAGAAGCTTCTTGCACTATTGATGGGAACATTATTTGTACTAGCTGCGTGTGGCGGTGGAGAGGAAGCAACAGATGACAGTGCAACAGCTAGTGGCGGAGACGCTGAAAAGCTTTACGGGCAAAAATGCTCAAGCTGTCACGGCGGAAACCTCGAAGGTGGAGTAGGACCGAAGCTTGATGCCATCGGTGCTAGTCTATCAAAAGAAGATATTGAGCATGTTATTGCAAATGGCCAGGGCGCCATGCCGAAGGGACTTCTACAAGGCGAGGATGCTTCCACGGTGGCCGAATGGTTAGCTGGAAAGAAATAA
- a CDS encoding YitT family protein — MNRKKTSGVHPKIEVFLEYIYVLIGSAIVAIAFNLFLLPNQIASGGVSGISTILYSLFGFEPAIVQWTFNIPLFIAGVLLLGKNFGVKTLVGTIFLPLVVFFTNEYEPWTNDPLLGALFGGIGVGLGLGIVFRGKASTGGTDLAAQIINKYTGLTLGTCVAIIDGLIVLSAAIVFDIERGLYALIALYVTTKTIDLVQIGLGRSKMAMIITNQQAEVREGILNKIDRGVTKLSAYGGYTDHERPILMCVVDQTEFTKLKQLVKTIDPSAFVIVMDASEVLGEGFKRA, encoded by the coding sequence ATGAATCGAAAAAAGACATCTGGAGTTCATCCGAAGATAGAAGTATTTTTAGAATACATATATGTACTCATCGGATCAGCTATTGTGGCAATTGCCTTTAACTTATTTTTATTACCCAATCAAATCGCCTCTGGTGGTGTAAGTGGGATATCCACCATTCTGTATTCTCTATTTGGATTTGAACCAGCTATTGTACAGTGGACTTTTAATATTCCTTTATTTATTGCTGGTGTTCTTTTACTAGGGAAGAATTTTGGTGTAAAAACGCTCGTAGGAACGATCTTTCTGCCATTGGTTGTGTTTTTTACGAATGAATATGAACCGTGGACGAATGATCCTCTTCTTGGAGCCCTGTTTGGAGGAATTGGAGTGGGTCTCGGCTTAGGAATTGTGTTCCGCGGAAAGGCTTCAACAGGAGGAACGGATTTGGCCGCTCAGATTATTAACAAATACACAGGGTTAACACTTGGCACATGTGTGGCGATTATCGATGGATTAATTGTTCTATCAGCTGCAATTGTGTTCGATATTGAACGCGGCTTGTATGCATTGATTGCTTTGTATGTGACAACGAAAACGATTGACTTGGTGCAAATAGGTCTTGGCCGTTCTAAGATGGCGATGATTATAACGAACCAGCAGGCGGAAGTGCGTGAAGGCATTTTGAATAAAATTGACCGCGGTGTGACAAAACTATCAGCATACGGAGGCTATACCGATCACGAGCGACCAATCCTTATGTGCGTCGTTGACCAAACAGAGTTCACGAAATTGAAACAACTAGTGAAAACCATTGACCCATCTGCATTTGTCATCGTTATGGATGCTTCCGAGGTGCTTGGTGAGGGTTTCAAACGTGCCTAG
- a CDS encoding glycine betaine uptake BCCT transporter, with product MKEKKLGSVFYISVVIISLFVLWGLFAPENLAESANAALAFTTGTFGWFYLLAAFIFLVFATYLAFGPYGKIKLGKDDDEPEFSYFSWFAMLFSAGMGIGLVFWGVAEPITHYIDPPLDLAEGQTPEAARYSLRYSFFHWGLHPWAIYCVIALGLAYSQFRKGESGLISSTFRPLLGKRVEGPIGKGIDTFATIATTFGVATSLGLGTLQINSGLSHVIGIPNTIGVQLLIILIVTILYMVSATTGLDKGIRYLSNLNLGLAVGLLLFVIVTGPTSFIFDALTTTIGGYLGNLVQMSFRLSPFTQGTWVGAWTLFYWAWWISWAPFVGTFIARVSKGRTIKEFVLGVLLVPTLFGTIWFSAFGGSALFFELFENRGIVDAVSNDVTTALFITLEQFPLGTILAGLGTLLIITFFITSADSATLVLGMLTSKGVLNPANSTKIIWGVLQSSIAAVLLWSGGLNGLQTASIVAALPFAVIMVLMVVSLSMSLNEEVKEQKKIEKRRNKKLDQLLKESDL from the coding sequence GTGAAAGAGAAAAAACTCGGTTCGGTATTTTACATATCGGTTGTTATTATAAGTTTATTTGTTTTATGGGGATTATTCGCGCCAGAAAACTTAGCAGAGTCAGCAAATGCCGCCCTCGCCTTTACAACGGGGACTTTTGGATGGTTTTATCTATTAGCCGCCTTTATCTTTTTAGTCTTTGCAACGTACTTAGCATTTGGACCTTATGGAAAAATCAAGCTCGGGAAGGATGATGATGAGCCCGAATTCTCGTACTTTTCATGGTTCGCAATGCTTTTTTCTGCAGGTATGGGAATTGGATTAGTATTTTGGGGAGTAGCTGAACCCATCACTCATTATATCGATCCCCCGCTTGATTTGGCTGAAGGTCAAACACCAGAAGCAGCTCGCTATTCATTACGATACTCATTTTTCCACTGGGGGCTCCATCCCTGGGCGATTTATTGCGTCATTGCCCTTGGACTTGCCTATTCACAGTTTAGAAAAGGAGAATCTGGCCTAATCAGTTCAACCTTTCGTCCTTTGCTTGGAAAAAGGGTCGAGGGACCGATTGGAAAAGGAATTGATACATTTGCTACAATCGCAACCACATTTGGTGTTGCGACTTCACTAGGATTAGGGACATTGCAAATTAACAGCGGTCTTTCCCATGTGATTGGAATTCCAAACACCATTGGGGTTCAACTATTAATTATCCTTATTGTTACCATCCTTTATATGGTTTCTGCTACCACAGGGCTTGATAAAGGAATTCGTTACTTGAGCAATTTGAACCTAGGATTGGCAGTCGGACTCTTACTATTTGTCATTGTGACTGGACCAACCTCGTTTATCTTTGATGCCTTAACCACGACGATTGGTGGCTATTTAGGAAATCTCGTTCAAATGAGCTTCCGTTTATCCCCCTTTACACAAGGAACATGGGTTGGCGCATGGACCCTGTTTTACTGGGCATGGTGGATTTCATGGGCACCATTTGTTGGAACCTTTATCGCTCGTGTGTCTAAAGGTAGAACCATTAAGGAGTTTGTCCTAGGAGTCTTGCTTGTTCCAACCTTATTCGGTACGATTTGGTTTTCAGCTTTTGGAGGCTCCGCTCTTTTCTTTGAGCTTTTTGAAAATAGAGGAATCGTTGATGCGGTGAGCAATGACGTAACAACTGCCCTTTTTATCACGCTAGAGCAGTTCCCACTTGGAACCATTTTAGCAGGCTTAGGGACATTGTTAATTATTACGTTCTTCATTACCTCTGCTGATTCCGCAACATTAGTGCTCGGAATGCTGACATCCAAAGGGGTGTTGAATCCCGCGAATTCAACTAAAATCATCTGGGGTGTACTGCAATCAAGCATTGCTGCGGTGCTATTATGGAGTGGCGGATTGAATGGACTTCAAACGGCTTCGATCGTGGCCGCTCTACCATTTGCCGTGATTATGGTGTTGATGGTCGTATCTTTGAGTATGTCATTAAATGAGGAAGTAAAAGAGCAGAAGAAGATTGAAAAGCGTCGAAATAAAAAATTAGACCAGCTTTTAAAAGAAAGTGATTTGTAG
- the prfB gene encoding peptide chain release factor 2 (programmed frameshift) → MELADIRNELEKTAKKLADFRGSLDLENKEARIAELDDVMLQPEFWNDQQAAQAVISESNALKDQVHEFHDLYEVYENLDLTYELVREEADEEMQNDLATELKEFSERLAQFELQLLLSEEYDKNNAILELHPGAGGTESQDWGSMLLRMYTRWAEKKGFKVETLDYLPGDEAGIKSVTLAIKGHNAYGYLKAEKGVHRLVRISPFDSSGRRHTSFVSCEVMPEFNDEIEIDIRTEDLKIDTYRASGAGGQHINTTDSAVRITHLPTNVVVTCQTERSQIKNRERAMKMLQAKLYQKKIEEQEAELLEIRGEQKEIGWGSQIRSYVFHPYSMVKDHRTSTETGNVQAVMDGDLDIFINAYLRSKLSL, encoded by the exons ATGGAATTAGCGGATATCCGTAACGAGCTTGAAAAAACAGCTAAGAAATTAGCGGACTTTAGGGGGTCTCTT GACTTAGAAAACAAAGAAGCACGAATCGCGGAGCTTGATGATGTCATGCTTCAACCCGAATTTTGGAATGACCAGCAAGCCGCACAGGCGGTTATTTCTGAATCCAATGCATTAAAGGATCAGGTACATGAATTTCATGACCTGTACGAAGTGTACGAAAACTTAGATCTTACGTATGAACTTGTTCGTGAAGAAGCAGATGAAGAAATGCAAAACGACCTGGCAACCGAATTGAAGGAATTCTCGGAGCGCCTTGCTCAATTCGAACTTCAACTTTTATTAAGCGAAGAATACGACAAAAACAACGCCATCCTTGAGTTACATCCAGGTGCAGGTGGAACCGAGTCTCAAGACTGGGGTTCGATGCTACTTCGTATGTATACTCGCTGGGCTGAGAAGAAGGGCTTCAAGGTGGAGACGCTTGATTATCTACCAGGTGACGAAGCCGGAATTAAAAGTGTGACTCTTGCGATCAAAGGCCATAATGCCTACGGTTACTTAAAAGCAGAAAAAGGGGTACACCGTCTAGTGCGTATTTCGCCGTTTGATTCATCGGGTCGCCGTCATACTTCCTTCGTTTCTTGTGAAGTGATGCCAGAATTCAATGATGAAATCGAAATCGACATCCGTACAGAAGATCTGAAAATCGATACGTACCGTGCGAGTGGTGCTGGTGGTCAGCATATTAATACGACGGACTCTGCCGTTCGTATTACCCACCTTCCGACCAATGTTGTAGTGACGTGTCAAACTGAGCGTTCGCAGATTAAAAACCGTGAACGAGCGATGAAGATGCTTCAAGCGAAGTTGTATCAGAAAAAGATTGAAGAGCAAGAAGCTGAGCTTCTAGAAATCCGTGGCGAGCAAAAGGAAATTGGTTGGGGTTCACAAATTCGTTCCTACGTGTTCCACCCGTACTCCATGGTAAAAGATCACCGTACGAGCACGGAGACAGGCAATGTGCAAGCGGTAATGGACGGAGATCTCGACATTTTCATCAATGCGTATTTGCGATCAAAATTAAGTTTATAA